A DNA window from Brassica napus cultivar Da-Ae chromosome A4, Da-Ae, whole genome shotgun sequence contains the following coding sequences:
- the LOC106394838 gene encoding transcription factor bHLH129, which translates to MYRRSSSKSTAPDGGDAENNPYDETSGGFSSLGSQTHHNLPPPPRQQHNPNVVGFGHHLSGEPSTIGHSGASSSSSSLFRHRSSPAGFYDQLLPTEPNGFSLGQPNGGYGGGRGEERGLSRLKSEQRFSGGSSSNYQEHNSLPRISEVHAAAAAINSATSTSMSFGNDSNIWDRSSSQISFTIDEPGKRSKTTDFFTLETQFSMPQTSLEMARMESLMNIPEGSVPCRVRAKRGCATHPRSIAERDRRTRISGKLKKLQELVPNIDNQTSYAEMLDLAAEHIKGLQHQVESLEKGMEGCTCGACKKR; encoded by the exons atgtaccGTCGTTCCTCCTCCAAGTCAACCGCTCCAGACGGCGGCGACGCCGAAAACAATCCATATGATGAAACTTCAGGTGGTTTCTCCTCCCTCGGTTCTCAAACTCACCATAATCTTCCACCTCCGCCGCGCCAGCAGCACAATCCCAACGTCGTTGGGTTCGGTCATCACTTGTCAGGCGAACCATCTACCATCGGACATTCCGgcgcttcttcctcttcctcttctttgttCCGACACAGAAGCTCTCCGGCTGGATTCTATGACCAACTTCTTCCCACTGAACCCAACG GTTTTTCCCTAGGGCAGCCAAACGGAGGATACGGCggaggaagaggagaagagcGAGGGCTATCTAGGTTGAAGTCGGAGCAGAGATTCTCAGGCGGGAGTAGTAGTAATTATCAAGAACATAACTCTCTACCTAGAATCTCGGAGGTACACGCGGCTGCGGCGGCTATAAACAGTGCCACGTCGACGAGTATGAGTTTTGGAAATGATAGTAACATTTGGGACAGGTCGTCTTCTCAAATCAGTTTCACCATTGATGAACCTGGAAAACGGTCCAAGACCACCGACTTTTTCACCTTAGAAACTCAg TTTAGCATGCCACAAACGTCTCTGGAAATGGCAAGAATGGAGAGTCTGATGAACATCCCAGAGGGTTCGGTGCCCTGTAGGGTTAGGGCCAAGCGTGGATGTGCGACTCACCCGCGTAGTATAGCTGAAAGG GATAGAAGAACGAGAATAAGCGGGAAGCTGAAGAAGCTACAAGAACTGGTGCCTAATATAGACAAT cAAACGAGCTATGCAGAAATGTTGGATTTGGCTGCTGAGCATATCAAAGGTCTTCAACACCAAGTAGAG TCACTAGAAAAGGGGATGGAGGGATGCACTTGTGGGGCGTGCAAGAAGCGATGA